In Rathayibacter sp. VKM Ac-2762, one DNA window encodes the following:
- a CDS encoding MFS transporter, which produces MTRTSRAGLAAPAGVGIMFASNGALFAALLPWYPLLTQRLGLSAAEFGIVVASFAVGAIASSALPAPLIARFGATPVVIAGTVLVGLAVAGAAWATSGWMLAVAIFLIGFFDAIVDVAQNLAGIRVQELAGRSILSSMHALWSLGGVASGAIATLAAANGTDIRLFLAAAAVAGVVLVIIGDRLVGHAADPSAAETTGSTRSGGARKVVFLAALPLIAIAIGGTMLEDVANNWAAMSAVQIGGMPVALAGLAFTVTIGSQCIGRFSGDLLIGRFGRAAVARVGGFLIATGALLVVTAHEQVATLLLGLALAGYGSATLVPSAMTAAAALPGVSAGAGVTLVSWLMRIGFLVTSPVIGTLTDATNLRWGLCVLVVVGVTVSLLAQNLAAAPAPVRSPRPLENHRDR; this is translated from the coding sequence ATGACGAGGACAAGCAGGGCCGGGCTGGCAGCTCCGGCGGGTGTGGGCATCATGTTCGCGAGCAACGGGGCGCTGTTCGCAGCGCTCCTGCCCTGGTATCCGCTGCTCACGCAGCGGCTGGGGCTGAGCGCGGCGGAGTTCGGGATCGTGGTCGCGTCGTTCGCGGTCGGGGCGATCGCGTCCTCCGCACTGCCTGCCCCGCTGATCGCGCGCTTCGGTGCGACGCCGGTGGTCATTGCGGGGACGGTGCTGGTCGGGCTGGCGGTCGCGGGGGCTGCGTGGGCGACGTCGGGGTGGATGCTCGCCGTGGCGATCTTCCTCATCGGGTTCTTCGACGCGATCGTGGACGTGGCGCAGAACCTCGCCGGCATCCGCGTGCAGGAGCTCGCGGGCCGCTCGATCCTCTCCTCGATGCACGCCCTGTGGAGCTTAGGCGGTGTCGCCAGCGGCGCGATCGCCACCCTCGCCGCGGCGAACGGAACGGATATTCGGCTCTTCCTCGCGGCGGCCGCGGTCGCGGGCGTCGTCCTGGTGATCATTGGTGATCGACTCGTGGGTCACGCGGCCGACCCTTCCGCAGCGGAGACCACCGGGAGCACGCGCAGCGGAGGAGCGCGGAAGGTCGTGTTCCTGGCGGCTCTGCCGCTGATCGCGATCGCGATCGGCGGGACGATGCTCGAGGACGTCGCGAACAACTGGGCGGCCATGTCCGCGGTGCAGATCGGCGGGATGCCGGTCGCCCTCGCCGGCCTCGCGTTCACGGTCACGATCGGCAGCCAGTGCATCGGCCGCTTCTCCGGCGACCTCCTCATCGGCCGTTTCGGCCGCGCCGCCGTCGCCCGCGTGGGCGGCTTCCTCATCGCTACCGGCGCGCTGCTCGTCGTCACCGCCCACGAGCAGGTCGCCACGCTGCTACTGGGCCTCGCCCTCGCCGGCTACGGATCCGCGACCCTCGTTCCCAGCGCGATGACCGCCGCCGCCGCGCTCCCTGGCGTCAGCGCCGGAGCCGGCGTCACCCTCGTCAGCTGGCTGATGCGCATCGGCTTCCTCGTCACCAGCCCCGTCATCGGCACCCTCACCGACGCGACGAACCTGCGGTGGGGACTGTGCGTGCTCGTCGTCGTCGGCGTCACCGTCTCCCTCCTCGCCCAGAACCTCGCCGCCGCCCCAGCGCCCGTCCGCTCACCGCGCCCCTTGGAGAACCACCGTGACCGCTGA
- a CDS encoding PRC and DUF2382 domain-containing protein, whose translation MIDTTSIDSIYGSTVYGSDGDKIGSVEQVYLSDESGAPVWATVRTGLFGTSESFVPLEGADLAGDRLTVAYDKSFVKDAPRIDADGSLTEDEEAELYRYYNLSGAASVPETDNVDSAAGFGGVTPGADSTGVGTTGVDTSVGHDTSGPTTDDAMTRSEEQLHVGTERVAAGRARLRKHVVTEQQTVTVPVAHDEVRVVREPITDANVDAATSGPELSEEEHEVVLGEERVVTAKETVPVERVSLGTETVTEQQQVTEDVRHEEIEFEDDGVTPRRDRDSL comes from the coding sequence ATGATCGACACCACCAGCATCGACAGCATCTACGGCTCGACCGTCTACGGTTCCGACGGCGACAAGATCGGCTCCGTCGAGCAGGTCTACCTCTCCGACGAAAGCGGCGCCCCCGTGTGGGCGACCGTCCGCACCGGCCTCTTCGGCACCTCGGAGTCCTTCGTGCCGCTCGAGGGCGCGGACCTCGCGGGCGACCGCCTCACAGTCGCCTACGACAAGAGCTTCGTGAAGGACGCGCCGCGCATCGACGCCGACGGATCCCTCACCGAGGACGAGGAGGCCGAGCTGTACCGCTACTACAACCTCTCCGGCGCAGCCTCCGTTCCCGAGACCGACAACGTCGACAGCGCGGCGGGCTTCGGCGGAGTCACTCCGGGTGCCGACAGCACCGGCGTCGGCACGACCGGCGTCGACACGAGCGTCGGCCACGACACCTCCGGCCCCACGACGGACGACGCGATGACCCGCTCCGAGGAGCAGCTGCACGTCGGGACCGAGCGCGTCGCGGCAGGACGCGCCCGCCTGCGCAAGCACGTCGTGACCGAGCAGCAGACCGTCACGGTCCCCGTCGCCCATGACGAGGTCCGCGTCGTCCGTGAGCCGATCACCGACGCGAACGTCGACGCGGCGACCTCGGGGCCGGAGCTCAGCGAGGAGGAGCACGAGGTCGTCCTCGGCGAGGAGCGGGTCGTCACAGCGAAGGAGACCGTGCCCGTCGAGCGCGTGTCCCTCGGTACCGAGACCGTGACCGAGCAGCAGCAGGTCACCGAGGACGTCCGCCACGAGGAGATCGAGTTCGAGGACGACGGCGTGACCCCGCGCCGCGACCGCGACTCGCTCTGA
- a CDS encoding DeoR/GlpR family DNA-binding transcription regulator: MIIRAVDSGERSVSELVTLTGASAISIRRDLTELAEQGALRRVRGGAAPVTTRGSEYPFAIRRSEDATEKTELARTAAAMIAPGDSVLIDNGTTALAVAEELAGLGITAFALSLYAAAALARTPGNEVIVPGGPVGHDDLAFTGAGAAEAIRAMRFDFAILGACAADPDTGLTVASWGDAQVKRAAIESSRRVVLVSTPEKFTRTAAHRFGTFRDLDTIVTLPDVPPAVAYEAKEAGVAVVTTTTEQAAAVHS, from the coding sequence GTGATCATTCGGGCGGTCGACTCCGGAGAGCGATCCGTGAGCGAGCTCGTCACCCTCACCGGCGCCTCTGCTATCAGCATCCGTCGTGACCTGACCGAGCTTGCCGAGCAGGGCGCGCTCCGGCGCGTCCGGGGTGGAGCCGCGCCGGTCACCACCCGGGGATCGGAGTATCCGTTCGCGATCCGGCGCAGCGAGGACGCGACCGAGAAGACCGAGCTCGCGCGGACGGCCGCCGCCATGATCGCGCCCGGTGACAGCGTCCTCATCGACAACGGCACCACAGCACTGGCCGTCGCCGAAGAACTCGCCGGCCTCGGCATCACCGCATTCGCGCTCTCCCTCTACGCCGCAGCCGCACTCGCGAGAACCCCCGGCAACGAGGTCATCGTCCCAGGAGGACCCGTCGGGCACGACGACCTCGCCTTCACCGGCGCAGGCGCCGCAGAAGCGATCCGAGCGATGCGCTTCGACTTCGCGATCCTCGGCGCCTGCGCCGCCGACCCCGATACCGGCCTCACCGTCGCGAGCTGGGGCGACGCGCAGGTCAAGAGAGCCGCCATCGAATCCTCCCGCCGCGTCGTCCTCGTCTCCACACCCGAGAAGTTCACCCGCACCGCCGCCCACCGCTTCGGAACGTTCCGCGACCTCGACACCATCGTCACCCTCCCAGACGTCCCACCCGCCGTCGCCTATGAAGCGAAAGAAGCCGGCGTCGCCGTCGTCACGACGACCACCGAGCAAGCGGCCGCAGTGCACTCCTAG
- a CDS encoding helix-turn-helix transcriptional regulator codes for MPRPLRPTTDDARRLGIHLRRARIERGIRQEDLARYADVGTATLRRIESGGQDNPSLFVIFRLLDQLDLPMATLDTILRPGSGTNHETLQNTPEGAGRLGPSTGWSELATSDR; via the coding sequence ATGCCTCGACCTCTCCGCCCGACCACCGACGACGCCCGACGCCTCGGCATCCACCTCCGCCGCGCCCGCATCGAACGTGGCATCCGCCAGGAAGACCTCGCCCGCTACGCCGACGTCGGCACCGCCACCCTCCGCCGCATCGAAAGCGGCGGCCAGGACAACCCCAGCCTCTTCGTCATCTTCCGACTCCTCGACCAGCTCGACCTCCCCATGGCGACCCTCGACACGATCCTCCGCCCCGGCAGCGGAACCAATCACGAGACGCTGCAGAACACCCCCGAGGGCGCCGGTCGGCTCGGGCCGTCGACAGGTTGGTCAGAGCTAGCCACGTCCGATCGGTAG
- a CDS encoding MFS transporter, with product MTADTSRHSLTAWRNAVMVMFALGGVTVSTWGPRLPSIRDSLGIGDAVIGIALAGVTVGSITGLSVSALLLARFGPVRAILGALLVIAAGIAVVGLGAGVAQSLPATIAGFIAVGAGVGALDVMINVQGAAVETAIKKTLMPLLHAAWSAGAILGSVIGAAASALGVRFEWQFCAEAVLIAAAGLLSVRYLPKDATVGAADVEAHAPGWRQRLRTLADWRLLLIGVVMLGAELGEGTANSWLSLSARDGHGQTETVAALFFTLFAVGETIARVVGGPVVDRIGRVQTIRITTAVGVLGLVLFILGGPTWLILTGTVLWAIGVSMGFPLGMSAAADSGPNPAARVSVVASVGYLANLAGPPVIGALSETFGLLNAFWLVVALLAAAFLAAGAYAPRRTAAPTV from the coding sequence GTGACCGCTGACACCTCCCGCCACTCACTGACCGCCTGGCGCAACGCGGTCATGGTCATGTTCGCCCTGGGAGGCGTGACCGTCTCTACCTGGGGACCCCGACTGCCCAGCATCCGCGACTCCCTCGGCATCGGCGACGCCGTGATCGGCATCGCCCTCGCCGGAGTCACCGTCGGCTCGATCACTGGCCTCAGCGTCTCCGCGCTGCTGCTCGCCCGCTTCGGACCCGTCCGCGCGATCCTCGGCGCGCTCCTCGTCATCGCCGCCGGCATCGCCGTCGTCGGCCTCGGCGCCGGCGTCGCCCAGTCCCTGCCCGCCACCATCGCCGGGTTCATCGCGGTCGGCGCGGGCGTCGGCGCGCTCGACGTGATGATCAACGTCCAGGGCGCCGCCGTAGAGACGGCGATCAAGAAGACCCTGATGCCCCTGCTGCACGCGGCCTGGTCCGCCGGCGCGATTCTCGGCTCCGTCATCGGCGCCGCCGCCTCCGCGCTCGGGGTGCGCTTCGAGTGGCAGTTCTGCGCGGAAGCGGTGCTCATCGCCGCCGCCGGCCTCCTCTCCGTCCGCTACCTCCCCAAGGACGCGACGGTCGGCGCAGCCGACGTCGAGGCGCACGCGCCCGGCTGGCGGCAGCGCTTGCGTACGCTCGCCGACTGGCGGCTGCTGCTGATCGGCGTCGTCATGCTCGGCGCCGAGCTCGGAGAGGGCACCGCGAACAGCTGGCTGTCCCTCTCCGCCCGCGACGGCCACGGCCAGACCGAGACCGTCGCCGCGCTCTTCTTCACCCTCTTCGCCGTCGGTGAGACCATCGCCCGCGTCGTCGGCGGTCCGGTCGTCGACCGGATCGGCCGCGTCCAGACGATCCGCATCACCACCGCCGTCGGCGTCCTCGGCCTGGTCCTGTTCATCCTCGGCGGACCCACCTGGCTGATCCTGACCGGCACTGTCCTCTGGGCGATCGGCGTGTCGATGGGGTTCCCGCTGGGCATGTCCGCCGCCGCCGACAGCGGCCCCAACCCCGCCGCCCGCGTCAGCGTCGTCGCCTCCGTCGGCTACCTCGCCAACCTCGCCGGCCCACCCGTCATCGGCGCCCTCTCCGAAACCTTCGGACTGCTCAACGCCTTCTGGCTCGTCGTCGCCCTCCTCGCCGCAGCCTTCCTCGCCGCCGGCGCCTACGCACCCCGCCGCACCGCCGCCCCGACCGTCTGA